In a genomic window of Salmo trutta chromosome 32, fSalTru1.1, whole genome shotgun sequence:
- the LOC115171412 gene encoding caskin-2 isoform X2 gives MGKEQDLLQAVKSGDLPSTQKLLAKLKASRNKLLGSTKRLNVNYQDGDGFSALHHAALTGTTDLLSVLLEAQATVDIKDRNGMRPLHYAAWQGKADSVLMLLRAGAGVNGVSQDGHIPLHLAAQYGHYDVSEMLLQHQSNPCLINKTKKTPLDLACEFGRVKVAQLLLSSNMVVALLEGNSKEPADSGFNTPLHLAARNGHKDIIRLLLKAGIDINRATKAGTALHEAALYGKTEVVRQLLEAGIDVNIRNTYNQTALDIVNQFTTSHASKDIKQLLRGVLQVRALKDYWNIHDPTALNIRAGDVIMVLEQHMDGRWKGHIHDSQRGTDRVGYFPPNIVEVISRRSGGTLSRHASLPTQRHQLLSRAPLSSSLSSAPQTDDSYTLYTPNNPHLALPHAIGLSANPGRPPSSLSQPGCPLEDIWVLRNSHTAGDRNSVGSTGSVGSTRSAGSGQSTESNTAPNGQHQQTTALPDTAKPAPSAGDSGQPVPNKQPDLTAVVLGAPRRPMVNIQRPGEQQFVSPQFVRPQQLLEGKDAEAIYQWLSDFQLEQYTGNFITAGYDVPTISRMTPEDLTAIGVTKPGHRKKISIEIGNLSIPEWLPEYIPADLGEWLSTIGLPQYQRKLSENGYDSISIVRDLTWEDLQEIGITKLGHQKKMMLAVKKLCDIQRAILAAESGQGTLRRKPPGALHLVTIEPPDSASDCPSPHTPKMLTFQDSELSAELQTAMSSHYQEGLAIKSAVGMSRSQESIDARSRGSGRSQDPPTASITPHSRSQESLGSCSTSTSLSADSSPAKERNIPEGWDQRSILQQQLPKQVPLGAATVFKYPAIPAKPKGPGSHSLGSSPQGSPGQRGFSYLHSHCGSTDLGHGSPTKPLAHIYHAMTLAPPKKRSQSLTRYALSDGEPDEEDDDLAPPSSTLESYATLTRRPGRSQLAGMQTSPVKYGTVGRSQSFAVRARKKGPPPAPPKRLSSVSSSPSIGSTENMAPSPGGVETDSPGSVRSIAACLEASTEGKSLSRPRLDLLQPEPLLPSLTPSGLEPREASAGMRRRVQSECVPAQTDIPDHYLDPERGVKSDSEEEEPKGPGLDGSSSPHNSSSECIPFAEEGNLTIKQRPKVGGPPRAESTVEIPADKNRPTKTALEVPEFNLKESDTVKRRYKPKDHAGSSPTSDSEGQIGSDSSPGSRAQSQSCEEVSLVSLRISEASLEGLENLAVTGTPLKPPVSPKPHSSHGPPITAPKPSRHSLAAATAIVPPTMTVNVVQSLAFSAPPSPTPSRCPTAPGLQSQAAQTGKPQVCVVGPGPGVESGPGLEVVQQQRLEQTSTSLEAALQAVERKLTQEDSTDGGANTVKSAGNILDDIGNMFDDLADQLDAMLD, from the exons GTTCTCAGCTCTCCACCATGCTGCTCTGACCGGAACTACAGACCTGCTGTCTGTGCTGCTGGAGGCCCAGGCCACCGTGGACATCAAGGACAGGAACG GTATGCGTCCACTCCACTATGCAGCATGGCAGGGCAAGGCTGACTCTGTCCTTATGCTGCTGCGGGCCGGAGCTGGAGTCAATGGGGTCTCACAGGATGGACACATCCCCCTGCACCTGGCCGCACAGTACGGACACTATGACGTg tctgagatgctgctgcagcaccagtccaACCCCTGTCTGATCAACAAAACCAAGAAGACCCCCCTAGACCTGGCCTGTGAGTTCGGTAGAGTCAAG GTTGCTCAGCTGTTGTTGAGCAGTAACATGGTGGTGGCTCTGTTAGAGGGTAATAGTAAGGAACCTGCAGACTCAGGCTTCAACACTCCACTGCACCTCGCCGCACGCAACGGACACAAGGACATCATCCG GTTGCTGCTGAAAGCGGGCATCGACATCAACAGGGCCACTAAGGCTGGCACTGCCCTGCACGAGGCTGCCCTCTACGGCAAGACGGAGGTGGTCAGACAGCTGCTAGAG GCTGGTATAGACGTGAACATCCGTAACACGTACAACCAGACAGCCCTGGACATCGTGAACCAGTTCACCACCTCTCACGCCAGCAAGGACATCAAGCAGCTCCTACGAG GTGTCCTGCAGGTGAGAGCTCTGAAAGACTACTGGAACATCCACGACCCCACCGCTCTCAACATCCGGGCCGGGGATGTCATCATG GTCCTAGAGCAGCACATGGACGGGCGCTGGAAGGGGCACATCCACGACAGCCAGAGGGGCACCGACCGGGTGGGCTACTTCCCCCCAAACATTGTAGAGGTCATCAGCAGACGCtcag GGGGCACCCTGTCCCGGCACGCCTCTCTGCCCACCCAGCGCCACCAGCTCCTCTCCAgagcccccctctcctccagcctgAGCTCAGCCCCCCAGACCGACGACTCCTACACACTGTACACCCCCAACAATCCCCACCTGGCCCTCCCCCACGCCATCGGCCTCAGCGCCAACccag GTCGGCCTCCCagcagcctctctcagcctggtTGTCCCCTGGAGGACATCTGGGTGCTCAGAAACTCACACACCGCGG GTGACAGGAACAGTGTAGGGAGTACTGGCAGTGTGGGCAGCACCCGTAGTGCTGGGAGTGGACAGAGCACAGAGAGTAACACTGCCCCCAACGGACAACACCAGCAGACCACCGCACTCCCAGACACAGCCAAA CCAGCGCCCTCTGCTGGTGACTCAGGGCAACCAGTCCCCAATAAACAGCCTGACCTGACTGCAG TGGTTCTGGGTGCTCCTCGGAGGCCGATGGTGAACATACAGAGACCAGGGGAACAGCAGTTTGTCTCCCCACAGTTTGTACGTCCTCAGCAGCTACTGGAGGGCAAG GATGCAGAGGCCATCTACCAGTGGCTGAGTGACTTCCAGTTGGAGCAGTACACTGGGAACTTCATCACGGCCGGCTACGACGTCCCCACCATCAGCAGGATGACCCCAGAGGACCTGACGGCCATCGGCGTCACCAAGCCAGGCCACCGCAAGAAGATCTCAATCGAGATAGGAAACCTCAGCATCCCAGAGTGGCTGCCTGAATACATCCCG GCAGACCTGGGGGAGTGGCTGAGTACCATAGGCCTGCCTCAGTACCAAAGGAAGCTGTCAGAGAACGGCTATGACTCCATCAGCATCGTACGGGACCTGACCTGGGAGGATCTGCAGGAGATAGGCATCACCAAGCTGGGCCACCAGAAGAAGATGATGCTGGCTGTGAAGAAGCTGTGTGACATCCAGAGGGCCATCCTGGCTGCAGAATCTGGCCAGGGCACGTTGCGCCGCAAGCCCCCTGGAGCCCTTCACCTGGTCACCATCGAGCCCCCTGACAGCGCCTCCGACTGCCCCTCGCCCCACACCCCCAAGATGCTGACCTTCCAGGACAGCGAGCTGAGCGCTGAGCTGCAGACAGCCATGTCCAGCCACTACCAGGAGGGCCTGGCCATCAAGAGTGCCGTGGGCATGTCTCGGAGCCAAGAGAGCATCGACGCCCGGTCCAGGGGCTCAGGGCGCTCCCAGGACCCCCCCACGGCCTCCATCACTCCCCACAGCCGCTCACAGGAGAGCCTAGGCAGCTGCAGCACCTCCACCAGCCTTAGTGCTGACAGCAGCCCTGCCAAGGAGAGGAACATTCCAGAAGGCTGGGACCAGAGGTCCATACTACAGCAACAGCTGCCCAAGCAGGTCCCCCTGGGGGCAGCCACCGTGTTCAAGTACCCAGCCATCCCAGCCAAGCCTAAAGGCCCTGGGTCTCACTCCCTAGGCTCCTCTCCCCAGGGCTCCCCGGGCCAGAGGGGCTTCAGCTACCTCCACTCCCACTGTGGCAGCACCGACCTGGGCCACGGCTCGCCCACCAAGCCCTTGGCACACATATACCACGCCATGACCCTGGCCCCGCCTAAGAAGCGCAGCCAGAGCCTGACACGCTATGCCCTGTCAGACGGCGAACCAGACGAAGAGGATGACGACCTGGCTCCGCCCTCTAGCACCCTAGAGTCCTACGCCACCCTGACCCGCCGGCCTGGACGCAGCCAGCTGGCAGGCATGCAGACCTCACCCGTAAAGTACGGCACTGTGGGGCGTAGCCAGTCCTTTGCCGTGCGCGCTCGTAAAAAGGGTCCCCCTCCAGCCCCACCCAAGAGACTGAGTTCGGTGAGCAGCAGCCCCAGCATTGGGTCCACTGAGAATATGGCGCCCTCTCCTGGGGGGGTGGAGACAGACAGCCCAGGGAGCGTGAGGAGCATCGCAGCCTGTCTGGAGGCCTCCACTGAGGGGAAGAGCCTGTCCAGGCCCAGGCTGGACCTCCTCCAACCAGAgcctctcctccccagcctcaCCCCCTCAGGACTGGAGCCCAGAGAGGCCTCCgcagggatgaggaggagggtgCAGAGTGAATGTGTTCCAGCCCAGACCGACATCCCAGACCATTACCTAGACCCAGAGCGAGGGGTGAAGTCAGACTCTGAGGAGGAGGAACCTAAGGGACCGGGGTTAGATGGCTCCTCATCCCCTCACAATAGCTCCAGCGAGTGTATCCCCTTCGCTGAGGAGGGCAACCTCACCATCAAGCAGAGGCCCAAGGTGGGAGGGCCGCCCAGGGCCGAGAGCACTGTGGAGATCCCGGCAGACAAGAACCGGCCCACCAAGACAGCCCTGGAGGTGCCTGAGTTTAACCTGAAGGAGTCAGACACTGTGAAGCGGAGATACAAGCCTAAAGACCATGCTGGCAGCTCTCCCACCAGTGACAGTGAGGGCCAGATAGGGTCAGACTCCAGTCCAGGCAGCAGGGCCCAGTCCCAGAGCTGTGAGGAGGTGAGTCTGGTCAGTCTGAGGATCAGTGAGGCCAGTCTGGAGGGGCTGGAGAACCTAGCAGTGACAGGCACACCCCTCAAACCCCCCGTCTCCCCCAAGCCTCACAGCTCCCACGGACCTCCCATCACAGCCCCAAAACCGTCCCGACACAGTCTGGCTGCTGCTACAG CCATAGTGCCGCCCACTATGACTGTCAACGTGGTACAGAGTCTTGCCTTCTCAGCCCCACCATCACCCACACCCAGCCGGTGTCCCACAGCCCCAGGGCTTCAGAGCCAGGCAGCCCAGACAGGCAAGCCCCAGGTCTGTGTGGTCGGCCCAGGCCCAGGGGTAGAGTCTGGCCCGGGGTTAGAGGTGGTGCAGCAGCAGAGGCTGGAGCAGACCAGCACCTCTCTGGAGGCAGCACTGCAGGCTGTGGAGAGAAAACTCACCCAGGAGGACAGCACTGACGG TGGGGCTAACACAGTGAAGTCAGCGGGCAACATTCTGGATGACATTGGCAACATGTTTGATGACCTTGCTGACCAGCTGGATGCCATGCTGGACTAA
- the LOC115171412 gene encoding caskin-2 isoform X6: MGKEQDLLQAVKSGDLPSTQKLLAKLKASRNKLLGSTKRLNVNYQDGDGFSALHHAALTGTTDLLSVLLEAQATVDIKDRNGMRPLHYAAWQGKADSVLMLLRAGAGVNGVSQDGHIPLHLAAQYGHYDVSEMLLQHQSNPCLINKTKKTPLDLACEFGRVKVAQLLLSSNMVVALLEGNSKEPADSGFNTPLHLAARNGHKDIIRLLLKAGIDINRATKAGTALHEAALYGKTEVVRQLLEAGIDVNIRNTYNQTALDIVNQFTTSHASKDIKQLLRDATGVLQVRALKDYWNIHDPTALNIRAGDVIMVLEQHMDGRWKGHIHDSQRGTDRVGYFPPNIVEVISRRSGDRNSVGSTGSVGSTRSAGSGQSTESNTAPNGQHQQTTALPDTAKPAPSAGDSGQPVPNKQPDLTAVVLGAPRRPMVNIQRPGEQQFVSPQFVRPQQLLEGKDAEAIYQWLSDFQLEQYTGNFITAGYDVPTISRMTPEDLTAIGVTKPGHRKKISIEIGNLSIPEWLPEYIPADLGEWLSTIGLPQYQRKLSENGYDSISIVRDLTWEDLQEIGITKLGHQKKMMLAVKKLCDIQRAILAAESGQGTLRRKPPGALHLVTIEPPDSASDCPSPHTPKMLTFQDSELSAELQTAMSSHYQEGLAIKSAVGMSRSQESIDARSRGSGRSQDPPTASITPHSRSQESLGSCSTSTSLSADSSPAKERNIPEGWDQRSILQQQLPKQVPLGAATVFKYPAIPAKPKGPGSHSLGSSPQGSPGQRGFSYLHSHCGSTDLGHGSPTKPLAHIYHAMTLAPPKKRSQSLTRYALSDGEPDEEDDDLAPPSSTLESYATLTRRPGRSQLAGMQTSPVKYGTVGRSQSFAVRARKKGPPPAPPKRLSSVSSSPSIGSTENMAPSPGGVETDSPGSVRSIAACLEASTEGKSLSRPRLDLLQPEPLLPSLTPSGLEPREASAGMRRRVQSECVPAQTDIPDHYLDPERGVKSDSEEEEPKGPGLDGSSSPHNSSSECIPFAEEGNLTIKQRPKVGGPPRAESTVEIPADKNRPTKTALEVPEFNLKESDTVKRRYKPKDHAGSSPTSDSEGQIGSDSSPGSRAQSQSCEEVSLVSLRISEASLEGLENLAVTGTPLKPPVSPKPHSSHGPPITAPKPSRHSLAAATAIVPPTMTVNVVQSLAFSAPPSPTPSRCPTAPGLQSQAAQTGKPQVCVVGPGPGVESGPGLEVVQQQRLEQTSTSLEAALQAVERKLTQEDSTDGGANTVKSAGNILDDIGNMFDDLADQLDAMLD, translated from the exons GTTCTCAGCTCTCCACCATGCTGCTCTGACCGGAACTACAGACCTGCTGTCTGTGCTGCTGGAGGCCCAGGCCACCGTGGACATCAAGGACAGGAACG GTATGCGTCCACTCCACTATGCAGCATGGCAGGGCAAGGCTGACTCTGTCCTTATGCTGCTGCGGGCCGGAGCTGGAGTCAATGGGGTCTCACAGGATGGACACATCCCCCTGCACCTGGCCGCACAGTACGGACACTATGACGTg tctgagatgctgctgcagcaccagtccaACCCCTGTCTGATCAACAAAACCAAGAAGACCCCCCTAGACCTGGCCTGTGAGTTCGGTAGAGTCAAG GTTGCTCAGCTGTTGTTGAGCAGTAACATGGTGGTGGCTCTGTTAGAGGGTAATAGTAAGGAACCTGCAGACTCAGGCTTCAACACTCCACTGCACCTCGCCGCACGCAACGGACACAAGGACATCATCCG GTTGCTGCTGAAAGCGGGCATCGACATCAACAGGGCCACTAAGGCTGGCACTGCCCTGCACGAGGCTGCCCTCTACGGCAAGACGGAGGTGGTCAGACAGCTGCTAGAG GCTGGTATAGACGTGAACATCCGTAACACGTACAACCAGACAGCCCTGGACATCGTGAACCAGTTCACCACCTCTCACGCCAGCAAGGACATCAAGCAGCTCCTACGAG ATGCTACAGGTGTCCTGCAGGTGAGAGCTCTGAAAGACTACTGGAACATCCACGACCCCACCGCTCTCAACATCCGGGCCGGGGATGTCATCATG GTCCTAGAGCAGCACATGGACGGGCGCTGGAAGGGGCACATCCACGACAGCCAGAGGGGCACCGACCGGGTGGGCTACTTCCCCCCAAACATTGTAGAGGTCATCAGCAGACGCtcag GTGACAGGAACAGTGTAGGGAGTACTGGCAGTGTGGGCAGCACCCGTAGTGCTGGGAGTGGACAGAGCACAGAGAGTAACACTGCCCCCAACGGACAACACCAGCAGACCACCGCACTCCCAGACACAGCCAAA CCAGCGCCCTCTGCTGGTGACTCAGGGCAACCAGTCCCCAATAAACAGCCTGACCTGACTGCAG TGGTTCTGGGTGCTCCTCGGAGGCCGATGGTGAACATACAGAGACCAGGGGAACAGCAGTTTGTCTCCCCACAGTTTGTACGTCCTCAGCAGCTACTGGAGGGCAAG GATGCAGAGGCCATCTACCAGTGGCTGAGTGACTTCCAGTTGGAGCAGTACACTGGGAACTTCATCACGGCCGGCTACGACGTCCCCACCATCAGCAGGATGACCCCAGAGGACCTGACGGCCATCGGCGTCACCAAGCCAGGCCACCGCAAGAAGATCTCAATCGAGATAGGAAACCTCAGCATCCCAGAGTGGCTGCCTGAATACATCCCG GCAGACCTGGGGGAGTGGCTGAGTACCATAGGCCTGCCTCAGTACCAAAGGAAGCTGTCAGAGAACGGCTATGACTCCATCAGCATCGTACGGGACCTGACCTGGGAGGATCTGCAGGAGATAGGCATCACCAAGCTGGGCCACCAGAAGAAGATGATGCTGGCTGTGAAGAAGCTGTGTGACATCCAGAGGGCCATCCTGGCTGCAGAATCTGGCCAGGGCACGTTGCGCCGCAAGCCCCCTGGAGCCCTTCACCTGGTCACCATCGAGCCCCCTGACAGCGCCTCCGACTGCCCCTCGCCCCACACCCCCAAGATGCTGACCTTCCAGGACAGCGAGCTGAGCGCTGAGCTGCAGACAGCCATGTCCAGCCACTACCAGGAGGGCCTGGCCATCAAGAGTGCCGTGGGCATGTCTCGGAGCCAAGAGAGCATCGACGCCCGGTCCAGGGGCTCAGGGCGCTCCCAGGACCCCCCCACGGCCTCCATCACTCCCCACAGCCGCTCACAGGAGAGCCTAGGCAGCTGCAGCACCTCCACCAGCCTTAGTGCTGACAGCAGCCCTGCCAAGGAGAGGAACATTCCAGAAGGCTGGGACCAGAGGTCCATACTACAGCAACAGCTGCCCAAGCAGGTCCCCCTGGGGGCAGCCACCGTGTTCAAGTACCCAGCCATCCCAGCCAAGCCTAAAGGCCCTGGGTCTCACTCCCTAGGCTCCTCTCCCCAGGGCTCCCCGGGCCAGAGGGGCTTCAGCTACCTCCACTCCCACTGTGGCAGCACCGACCTGGGCCACGGCTCGCCCACCAAGCCCTTGGCACACATATACCACGCCATGACCCTGGCCCCGCCTAAGAAGCGCAGCCAGAGCCTGACACGCTATGCCCTGTCAGACGGCGAACCAGACGAAGAGGATGACGACCTGGCTCCGCCCTCTAGCACCCTAGAGTCCTACGCCACCCTGACCCGCCGGCCTGGACGCAGCCAGCTGGCAGGCATGCAGACCTCACCCGTAAAGTACGGCACTGTGGGGCGTAGCCAGTCCTTTGCCGTGCGCGCTCGTAAAAAGGGTCCCCCTCCAGCCCCACCCAAGAGACTGAGTTCGGTGAGCAGCAGCCCCAGCATTGGGTCCACTGAGAATATGGCGCCCTCTCCTGGGGGGGTGGAGACAGACAGCCCAGGGAGCGTGAGGAGCATCGCAGCCTGTCTGGAGGCCTCCACTGAGGGGAAGAGCCTGTCCAGGCCCAGGCTGGACCTCCTCCAACCAGAgcctctcctccccagcctcaCCCCCTCAGGACTGGAGCCCAGAGAGGCCTCCgcagggatgaggaggagggtgCAGAGTGAATGTGTTCCAGCCCAGACCGACATCCCAGACCATTACCTAGACCCAGAGCGAGGGGTGAAGTCAGACTCTGAGGAGGAGGAACCTAAGGGACCGGGGTTAGATGGCTCCTCATCCCCTCACAATAGCTCCAGCGAGTGTATCCCCTTCGCTGAGGAGGGCAACCTCACCATCAAGCAGAGGCCCAAGGTGGGAGGGCCGCCCAGGGCCGAGAGCACTGTGGAGATCCCGGCAGACAAGAACCGGCCCACCAAGACAGCCCTGGAGGTGCCTGAGTTTAACCTGAAGGAGTCAGACACTGTGAAGCGGAGATACAAGCCTAAAGACCATGCTGGCAGCTCTCCCACCAGTGACAGTGAGGGCCAGATAGGGTCAGACTCCAGTCCAGGCAGCAGGGCCCAGTCCCAGAGCTGTGAGGAGGTGAGTCTGGTCAGTCTGAGGATCAGTGAGGCCAGTCTGGAGGGGCTGGAGAACCTAGCAGTGACAGGCACACCCCTCAAACCCCCCGTCTCCCCCAAGCCTCACAGCTCCCACGGACCTCCCATCACAGCCCCAAAACCGTCCCGACACAGTCTGGCTGCTGCTACAG CCATAGTGCCGCCCACTATGACTGTCAACGTGGTACAGAGTCTTGCCTTCTCAGCCCCACCATCACCCACACCCAGCCGGTGTCCCACAGCCCCAGGGCTTCAGAGCCAGGCAGCCCAGACAGGCAAGCCCCAGGTCTGTGTGGTCGGCCCAGGCCCAGGGGTAGAGTCTGGCCCGGGGTTAGAGGTGGTGCAGCAGCAGAGGCTGGAGCAGACCAGCACCTCTCTGGAGGCAGCACTGCAGGCTGTGGAGAGAAAACTCACCCAGGAGGACAGCACTGACGG TGGGGCTAACACAGTGAAGTCAGCGGGCAACATTCTGGATGACATTGGCAACATGTTTGATGACCTTGCTGACCAGCTGGATGCCATGCTGGACTAA